In Equus caballus isolate H_3958 breed thoroughbred chromosome 22, TB-T2T, whole genome shotgun sequence, the sequence ATGCCTAGGCCTATCCCACACAAAATGAATCAGTCTCTGAAAGCGGGGCCTGAGTCTCTACActttttaaagttccccaggtgatgctgatgctctgGGAGACAGGAAAACCACTGGAGGGGAATGTGATGTACACCGTAGGGCAATGTGAGGGCACATAAAAGAGATGCCCAATCTGCATTAGCAGGAGAAGTGAGCTGGAAAAAGTGGGGTCTACAGGGGATGTGACGGATGACTGGGATTGGCCAGGTGACGACAGGTGCTTGTGCATATGGGAGGCGGGATGGAGTCTGTAGGGGGTTGGACGCGTAGTCCAGAGAGGAAAGTAAAATGTGCAAAGTCCTAGGGATAAGACAGAATTGTTGGTGGAGAATTCAAAGTTCACCCTAACTACAAAGTTCTGTTCATGTGTGTGGATAGGAGgacaccaaggagagaggctgaagCAGGTGTCAGGGCCCGATCATGAAGGACAGTTTAAAACACATCCTGCGAGGACAAGGGGAACGCCACTGAGACTTTCAGGCAGAGCCCTGAATTAATAAGCAGAGAGAGCTCAGAGGCAAAAACTAGCTAACATAATAAATCCCAGGTTtgttttctgtgaaaatgttatttattaataGTAACTATTAATCTGAATAGTTGAATCCATCTTAAAAACACTTCCACATATCCAAAAATGACCCTCATcacaattatatataaaaatttctcTGACCTAGCTACAAATTCCATTACACAAATAATTCCTGCAGTACATATGTCTTTATTAGTCTCTGGCTAATGGAAAAATCCTGTTTTGGTAAATCTCACGATAGCTGGCAAAGCATACTCCTTGACAGCTAGGAAGCTGGCAGTTGAGAAGACGGAGCTGAAAGACTGAGGTGACAAGGGAGCATGTGAGTATGTATCTCTCGCCAGTGGATCAAGGAGGCCAGCAAGCAGAAAATAAGAATGGTCTTAGAATAGGGGCACAGAACACTTTTAATCTGCTAATTCTGACTTTATTTCAGCATACAATAGCAGGAGTTTTCCACGTAAGTTAAATACTAAGAGAGTAATTTTTCTGACCTTGAATTTTAATTCGACACTAGGTCTATAATTTGGCCCCAAATCCATAACAAGATGATCTTGTTAGAAAAATGTGGCTAACTCTTTAAATGACACAGGATttgcaattttctaatttttattggaTTACCATCAAGAACGTTAACATGATAGAGGTTGACAGTAACTTTTATTAGTACAAACGTGCctatgttttatataaatttgtaattaattgactaaactataataaatataataattatctttttatttaggTCTACTTTACATTCATGTTTCTTTCACAGATAGAAAAACAAACTTTCACATAGGAATTAACAAATCAAAGGAAGTGAGAAGCTCCTTACTGGCTGGTATCCATTTTTGGCACTTGTCACAGAAGTAGGACAGCTGCTCCTCCATCCACGACATGTCTCCTTCATCACTGTTGAGGGAATCCCCACTCTGATCATGAGATAAGTCCACCGACGCCTGGTCCTCCGACTCAACAATCAGGAGAGtctccccctccacctccccctcctccagtcCTTCTGAGGTAGACGTTCTTGTGGCTTCATCATCGTGCCGACTTATTAAACTACTGAGGTGGATGCTACTatccatctcttccttctcacaGGTTCAGAAGTGCTTTTCAGTAACAGTCCTAAGCTCTGCACACCAAGCTAAAAGGGGCTTCTAACAGGATCGCACAAATGGAAACTCTTCAGAAAAGCATCTGCCCActgctttactgagatataagaaatttttaaataatttagaatatATGATCCATAGTCCTTTTTTTGATCAAGTTTAAAAAGATGGTGACCAAAAAAGGATTGAAATTTCACTAAGCTACTCtccatcaacacacacacacacaatgctgTCTGTCTCATGGatttttcacattcatttcaAGTCATGTTTTTTGAGATCCTTTTGCCAAtaccatcttctctctttctgcttcaaGTTGCTCAGTCAAAATAATCTGTTCTCCCAAAAGacgaatgttttcttttttccgaTTTTGTCTCTCAATGTCTCTGATCACACCGTCACGAAGCCTCTAAAAACGTAAGAAACAGATTTCAGTAACACCGACCAGGTGGTTCCCATCCTTGTGCCACTTAAATCCAAATAACAGTGTTACCAAAATACACCTAAAGCTTCCAGATTCTAAATGCCCAATTACTACTTTAACTTTCTGTAtaaatgtaaaatggaataaaCTATCAAATTAACTTGGTAGTGTGATATAGTTTTATTCCTGAAATGACTAATCATGTTTTAAGAAATTCCTGAACATTCAGTATAAAAAACTTAAagggaaataataattaaaagagaaaaaagtgccactatgctgaattttaaaagtttaattaataTATGATGCTTTAAAAACTTGACAAGTTATACAGCAACTCTGAACTACTTTCCTCTTAGTAATTACCCTAGCTGAATGATAaacatcaaaggaaaaagaagattacTAAAATTTGAACAAACTATAAGGAtgcaagaaagtaaaaaaaaactgGCTTCTCCTagaatgtaaagagaaaaaataaaaattattcagaattATTAATCAATTACAAAACAAAGAgagtagggaaaaaaaataatgctgctaccagaggaaaaaataaaggccCATCAATGGTAGTTACTTTGATAAGCACTAAAGACAGTCAGAAAATTCCAGAATGTGGACCTGGCACCTAAGACGAGACCTTTAAAGCATCAATGCAGTCATGTATAGGTCACAAAATAAGTTTTTAACAGTGGCCTTGTGAGGCAGAATtagtgggggtggggctgggcatgtttttctttcattattattatgtGTGTTTAAAACTCACCAAGTACCTACTTGCTGGACCTCCTCCAGGCCCAGCGCTTCACTTGCTGCTATGGGGGGCTGGGAGATTTAAGAGTCCTGGGACTGATAATGCAACTGAAAACCAATTTTCCTGAGCCCTGTACCCCTGGCAAGATCTCCAGAGACAGCAATGGAGGCTGTCATtccacccctctcccctcagctcctCCTGTCCTGGCTCCCTACACCATGACACATCTATAGActtcaccccacccccaaagTCCACTACAATTACTCTTTCCACACCTGCCTCTGAGACCCTAGCCTTCCTTTCTCAGAGACTTCAGCACACAACCTAGCATCTTGCTCTCCATCCATCATTTGCTATCTTCCTCCAAGTTTCAATGTCTATGCTGACTGCCTGAAACATCCCTCCTGTGACTTCCACTTAACTCCCTTACTAACCAAGAACTCTTCACTATTCTAACTCCAACACCTAGGACTCTGGCTCCTCACCTAGTACCACTTGTTTTGCTGGGttcctgtgaggattaaagatgATGTAGATAGAgtgcttagtacagtgcctggcatgtggtagagAGTCAAGAACAAGAGGAAACAACagtcattcttttatttcttgcttctttAAACCTTCTGATACACTCAACacatcaatcttttttttttcttttggtgaggaagattggccttacGCTAACATctaagccaatcttcctctattttgtatgtgggtcaccgccacagtaTGGAttatgagtggtgtaggtcaccagccaggatctgaacccgtgaaccctgggctgccgaagtagagtgcGCCAAACtgaaccaccatgccactgggccggcccctcagtctTTTGTCCTACTCCTTCCCACTGCTAGGAAGTAAGCCCACAATGAATGACCGGATGTAAAACAAACACAGATGATTCTGgtcaattttttctttacctCTAACTTCCAAATATCTAAATCCTCCTGTTCTTCCACTTTCTAACACAGTGGTCCTCAACCTGGGCTGCATGTTAGAATCCCCTCAGTTGATTTTAAAACATAGCTAAGCTGGATCCCCACCCCCAAGAGATTCTGTTTAACAGGTCTGGAGTAGGGTCCAGCCTCAGCTGCACTGTCAAAACTTCCCAGGAACTTGGGACCTGTAGCTAGGGTTCAGAACCAAGCTCTAACCTATCCCTACTCCGTACTTTGAAAATCCCTGCATTCACTGACCTCACAGCTACATCTGACATACTATCCTCCACTCCATCTGAAACTGTCTCAAGAGCACCATCTTTTCCTTCTTAGAGGAAGCCTTCTGCCTCTATTCCAAGAGCTACCTCCTTAGAACCTGTACTTTAATCCCAAATCTCTAATCTCTTCCAGGCCCTTTCATCATTAATCATCCCATTACCGCCTCTGCAAAACTCTAGTATCATCACAGGTTTCCGCTCTGATTTCCACAGAGGCTGAACACCCAGGACAAGGCCTCATCTGCTTCATCTCTCTATACGGAGCACAGAGCACCGTCCAAGGCACGAAAAAATGGTTTACTATTGATTCATCCTGGTCATTACTTCCACCTTTGGCAACCCCCAAACCCCCAACAAGGTGTTCTCGAGAGTTCACCAACGGCCTGGTTGCCCCTTCTGACATTCAACATCCAGCACTGATGGAATCACTCAGTCTCAGGAGAGGCTGTGCTTCCTTATCTTTGGCTCCCGAAGAGCCTGGTgttgtgcctggcacacagcgaTCGTCCTTAAACGTTTGCCAattgaataagaaagaaaacgTGAActcaaagagagagaatggaccGCCAGTCTACTGATCAATAAGTCACAGACATTTCTATtagtaaaaaaattgaaaaaagaaaatttggaagcTGGTATCTCTTGTTGTTCCCAGAATCTAGTCTCCATAGCAAACTgttccttaattaaaaaaaaaaaaaaacctaactatTTCACCCAACTACCTCGGCCAAAGGCACGAAGGCGAGTGCGCGGGAGCCTTCTCTTTCAGGGGATAAAACCTTATTAGCATTTAAACAGGTAAGAACCGAACCTTGAGCCTGGGAGTGGCAGAAGGCCGGTCATTTGCTGGGTGCACCCCAAGGAAACCCTTCCCCGCCTCTACCCTCCCGCGGCCCAAGCGAGGTGCTGAAAGGTCGCCGACCCCGCGGGCCGGCTGCCCCTGGGAAACAGCCTGGCCGACAGCCCGCGGGCGCGCGTGCGCGGAGCCCGCCGACTCCGGCGCGGAGGGCCGGGACTGCCCGGGGCTCCCCTGGGCCCCGAAGGCGCGCGCGGCCGCGGGGCTGCAGCGCCCCGGGCGGAGCGCGCGGCGGCCGGACAGCAGGGGGAGGCGTGGGGGAGGCGGGCCGCAGGGGGGAAGCGTGGGGGAGCCAGGCCGCCGCAGCACGGCCAGGAGCGGGGCCAGACGCGGCGGCGCGGGGAGCCACGAGGAGGGACCAGAGTGCCGCGGCCCGCGAAGAGACGGTCACGTGACACCGACCTGCTGGTCCTGCCGCTGCTTCAGATGCACGCCGGCCACGGTGGCCGCCGTCAGCACCACCGAGAGGCCCAGCACTGCCTTCGAGGTCCTCGACATGCCCGCCtcgccgcgcccgcgcccgcccccGCCCAAGGACCCCTGCCGCTGCTGAGCGCGCCGCGCCTGCGCGGCCAGACCCGACTCCGCGAGCTCCGAGCCCCAGCCGCCGCGAGCACCGCCCGCCGCCGCCAGACGCGAGCAGTCGAGAGTCGAGCgcctccccccccctcccccaccccgcgtCGCGGAAACCGTGGCTTCGGCTGGGGCGGGCAGACAGGCTGTTGCCCTGCTCGCTGTGCGGGCGGCCGGGCTAGACCTCCCAGTTCAAGTTCTAAAGAGCCCCGACCCAAAGCTGGCCCCAGCAGCTTGCCGGGTCGGCGGttccatgcctgagccacctccTTTCACCGCATCCCCGGTCCGCGGGGCGGGATTCCGGATGAGGTACCTTGTGGCCCTGCCCCGCGCGTCGCCCTTCGGAGCGCAGGGCTGACCCAGCTGCCCTGCTCGGTACCGGCGGCACCGACGCAGCTCCCGTTGCCCCTTTGGCGGTGGACGTGCCACTAGGACGTGGAGTTTTTGCTTGTTAAACATTGTAAACACGGTCACCTGCTTTCCCTTGGCAGTGTGGGGTGGCTGGTCAGGGTCTGATTTTTCTTAAAATCGAAAAGCCTTTTGGCTAAAGAGCATGCTAACGGGGCAGCGACACCTCCATGCCTCCTGATAGAAAAAGCGCCGGTCACCTTGTTGCCCATGAAATCCTTAGGAGGTCACTCTTACACCCTTGGAGCCTCAGTTCCCGCCATCGGTGAGAGGATCCCGATGCCCGCATTACCAGGAACATAAATGACGGAATGAAGTGCGCTGCGAATAGCGTGAAGTACTGTGCAAGGCGTCGAAGGACAGTGGCTTTTCAAAGAAGAGGTATGATCATTGTCATTCTTTCCCACTAGAATTCACAGAGAACAAACTTCTTTCTGTGGAAACAGACAGCTATGAAGGGTATTGATTTGGGCTCAGCCTTGGTTAGCCTCACCCAAAGGCTTCTCCGACGTTCATCTCTGGTGCTTTGCTATTCCAGCTTCTGTTGTGTGAGCGCAAATGGCATGCGGTGAATATTTCTCCTaagaatgtaataaaataaaaataataaaaaaattttaaaatactgttttcaaATGTCATTTTGCTTGCAGCATTTTTCTCAGCCGGAGGGGGATGTACCATTGAATTGGAAAACGGGTTTCTTGCCCTAATAGACTTTGGAGTTAGAAGCAATTTAATTCAGGGCATATTTgcatatttctcaaaagaaaaaaaactatattaGACTACTTTTTACTTGTGGTAGACTCCAGATATTGTTTCCCTCTAGGTCAGTGAGACTTCAGCAGAGCTACATGTCCTTAGAATGTACATGGGAGAGTTTGGTGGCCTTTCATTCTATCGTGATGAATTTTTCAACTTGTCTTCTTGAACTCTATTGTTGTTCTACCTTATGTGTTAACAGtgtcaaatttaaaaatggattctttctttaaatatttataaacctaAGCAGTGATGTTTTGTGTGATTATTGTCACACAAATTGCTGGGTTGTGAGAGAATGATTGCATACCATCAAACATTGAAACTAACTATTTTTTGTTCactgaaataatttccttctagtctaaatatatttttaagtgtgtgCAGTGTGTTTGAATAAAAACGGTTTTCTGGGACAACTGGCAGACTCTCTACTCATGAGtacattttcaaaagagaaagtcCAGGCTTACGGATTGGCTCTTTTCTTTCAACAAACTTTGATTGAATGTGCGAGGAGCAGTGGATTCAAGGTAGCCCCCCATCCCTCAAGCAGCTCAATGCGTGGAAGGAAGACAGAATGGAATatcaaataattacaataaaaaagacagaggaaacagtTAAGTAGCAATTGTTATGGACTGCATGTTGGTGTCCCCCCCTCCCCAAATTCTGATGTTGAAAGTATAACCCCCAATGGGATGGTGTTAGGAGATGCAGCCTTTAGGAAGCaattagatttagatgaggtcctgagggtggagcccccatgatggaattagtgtccttctaagaagagaaagagactagagcttgctctctctaccctgtgaggacacagcaagaaggtgcccATCTGCacgccaggaagagggctctcccTAGAACCTgaccacgctggcaccctgatctcagacttcccagcctccaaaactgagaaataaatttctgttgtctaagccacccaatctatggtatttttgttatagcactCAGAGCTGGCTAAGATAGCAATTAACTGTTGCCCAAAGTTAGGTGTGAGTGTGGATCTGCTGCTCCAGAGTCAGTATCACCCAACACAGGAGAAGATTCAAGACCCAGTTCTCTGTCAGAACCTTCCAGCAACTCATCTCCAGGAACCAGGTGCTGCCTGATCTTGAATTCCTCACTCTCTTCTTCTCAGTGGTAAATCTTCACTAATGCTGACTAAATAGAAAAGTCCTGCTTGACCATTGTAGACTCTGGGTGAGAGGAGCTCCTGAAATAATCACAGAAGTAAGTTCAGGCAGAGGTTCTACTGCAAAGTacaaaactcattcattcattcattcatttttttttttgctgaggaagatttgccttgagctaacatctgtgccaatcctcccctttttgcttgaggaagattcaccctgagctaacatctgtgccagtcttcttctatttcgtATATGTGtcgccaccacggcatggctacTGAATGGTGTATGTTCATGCCTGGGGATCAaatctgggccaccgaagcagagcgcgcagaacttaaccatggggccagccccaaagtgcAAGATTTAAAATTGAGGCCCACTCACCCACAgggaggatttaaaaaaaaaaaaatcattttataatattaGCAAACAGCACATTCATTTACCATGCACATTTTAAAGTTGTTTATcttttgaccagcatctccccatttccccaataccccagcccctggcaactaccattctactctctacttccaagagtttgacttttttagattccacatataagtgagatcatgcaataCTTGTTTTCTGTgcctggcatatttcacttagcataatgtcctccagattcatccatgttgttgcaaatggcaggatttctcttcttttttatggctgaataatattacacacacacacacacacacacacccacaccacacctctttatccattcatccattgatagacacttaggttgtttccttgtctttgctattgtgaataatgctgcaatgacgtgggagtgcagacatctctttgagatccttgtttcatttcctttggatatatacccagaagcagggttgctggatcatatggtagttctatttttaattttttgaggaacctccatattgttttccatagtggctgaaccaccCACAGtctacaagggttcccttttctccacatcctcaccaacacttgttatctcttgtctttttgatgacagccgtTCTAacggtgtgaggtgatgtctcattgtggtgttgatttgcatctccctagtgattagtgaagttgagcatcttttcatgtgcctgttgaccatttcagttataagatgaataaattctggggatctaatgtacaccatggtgactatacttaataatactgtgttgtatacttgaaatttgctaggagagtaaatcttaagtgttctcaccacacacaacaaaggtaactatgtgaggtgatggatgtgttaattagctttaTTGTAGTAATTATTTCATAGTGTATaggtatatcaaatcatcacattgtataccttaaatatattcaattttatgtgtaaattatgcccaataaagctggaaaaaaattaggaaattttaaaagcaccaagaagaaaaaataaattatatacatatatacgcaTACATTcaaaactcaaataaaaaaaagaaaagaagttctgATATATGCTATGAACATCAATGAAGGTTGACatcttgaaaatatgctaagtaaaagaagcaagtcacagaagactaggtataatatgattttatataaatgtccacaataggcaaatccatagagatggaaagtagattactggttgccaAAGGCTGGGTGTTTGGGAGATGAAAGTGACTGCTActgagtttctttttgaggtgatgaaaatgttctaggaTTAGATCATGGTGATGGTGCACAACTCTGTTAAtctactaaaaaccactgaatcgtacactttaaaagggtaaattttatggtatgatAATggtaattattaattaatataccATAACCCTTTTAATAAGGCTgttaaaaggtgaaaaaaagcTGTTTATATGTATCaactcatttcattttcacaatgACTCTATGAAAAAggtgctgttattatcctcattttacaagtgaggaaactgaggcacagagatgtacATAACTTGCCCAGAGTCCATAGCCAGAAAGTTATAGAGAGATCTaattggttttttgttttcttttaaaaaaaacatgagAGATTAAATTCACCtggtttaaatgtttaaaatagagaATATATATCTTCAGTCACTAGGTACAAGGAGAATATGTATATCTAGAATTTTCCAATTCTATTTTTTAGCTACATAAAAAATGAGAGGAgatggggctggtcccgtggccaagtggctaagtttgcacactctgcttcggcagcccagggtttcgctggtttggatcctgggtgcagacctagcactgctcgttaagccatgctgaggtggcctcccacatagcagaaccagaggcgctcacaactagaatatgcaactatgtacggggcggggggctttggggagaagaagaaaaaaaaagaagatttgcaacagatgttagctcagggccaatctttaaaaaaaaaaatataggaGGAGAGATACAggcaaggaaaggagaggaaagagagggaggtaGATATGACTAGGtacagagcagagaggagagagagagaaacggaAGAGAGCAGAAAAACTGGACAGGTGCTCTCGGTGTGTTCTGAGGAAATAGGGTTCGCCTCTCGGGGATGTTCACTAGAAAACAGACCCCTGAGAGACTGCTCCGTCCATGTGGC encodes:
- the PET117 gene encoding protein PET117 homolog, mitochondrial, which gives rise to MSRTSKAVLGLSVVLTAATVAGVHLKQRQDQQRLRDGVIRDIERQNRKKENIRLLGEQIILTEQLEAEREKMVLAKGSQKT